AGTGCCGGGCGCTGGCGGGCCCTTCCCGCGCGAAGTGCAGCCGGCCGGCACGGTTCCGGCCTGGCGCGCCGAGTTGAGCGCCCGGGTGCGGCAGGTCAAGGCGCGGCGGATGATGGAATCCGAACTCGAAGCCGCCCGCCGTGACCAGCGTGGCAGCGCCAGGCAGCCAACAGAACCGGACGCGCCCCCTGCATCCGACCAGGCTTCGGAAGTCACCACGGCAGCGCCACGGCCGGACGAAGAGACACCAGCGGACAACCTACCGCTGGATGACCTGGAAACCATTGAGAATCCTCTCGTGCGGGGCGCACTGCGGCGCGTCCGCCGGGCAGCCGAATCACCGCGCCCCCCTGTCAGCTTTCCGCCCCGGCGGGCAAGCAGCCTGACGCCCGAAGTTCTGACGGTCACAGCCACGGCCGTGACCACAGCCGCGCCGGTGGCTGAAGCGCCTTACCTGGACATCAGCGAAATCGCCAGCGAACTCGATGCCGCACTGGGCGATTTCGACCTGCTCACCGAACCTCCGGCCACCGAAACGAAACCTCCGGCCCCACCCGCTGCGGCCCCGGAGCCGACGCCACTGCCGACGACGGCGGCCGCTCCGAAACGACACCTGCGGCGCATCCGTCCGCTCGTGCGCGAACGGGTTCTGGCCGGCGTCGTAGATAGCGCTGTCGTGGCGCTCTCGTGCCTGCCGCTGCTGTTCGTGGTCGTCCTGACCGGAACGCCCCTGATTCATCCGGGCGTGGCCGTGATTGTCGCCTGCGCGGCGGCGCTTCTGGCGGGCATGTACCTGTTCGGCACCGTGACGGTCGCCGGGCAGACTTTCGGCATGATGTACATGGGCCTGCGCGTGGTGAGTATCTACGAAGACCACGACCTCAACCCCGTTCAGGCGTTGCTCCGTACCCTTGGCTGCGGGCTCTCCCTGCTGCCGCTCGGCGCGGGTTTTCTGTGGGTTCTCATTGACCGTGACCAGCGCGGTTGGCATGAATACCTCTCGGCGACACAAGTCGTGCGCGAGTGGTACGTCGAGACACTTCCTGAAGCGTGACGCGCGGGAGTGAAAACGGGCCGGGGTGGCGGAATGGTAGACGCAACGGACTTAAAATCCGTTGCTCCGCAAGGGGCGTGCGGGTTCGAGTCCCGCCCTCGGCACTTCCAGCAAAGGTTCCAGCAAAGGTTCGGTGCGCAGTTTCATGCCCTGGCCGCTGGCGGCCATTTCCGCTGAAACCCTGTCTCCTGCTGCGCGGGCGGCGCTGTACGTCCCGGCCAAAGTCTATGAACTGGGCGTGCGGCTGCGCATGGCGCTCTACGAGACGGCCTATCTCAAACCCCGGCAGCTCAGCAAACCGGTCATTGCCGTCGGCAACCTCACGGTTGGCGGAACGGGCAAAACACCGCTGGTCGAATACATTGCCCGTTATCTCACCGACGAAAGCCATGAAACCGTCATCCTGACACGCGGCTACGGGCGTACGGCGACGGCCCGGGCGCGGGTGGTGCTCAACGATGGACAGCCTCTGCCGGACTGGTCGCTGGCCGGCGATGAGCCGCTGATGCTGGCGCGCCGGTTGCCCGATGTCAAAATCATCGTTGGCGCTGACCGCTACGCCAATGGCCGCTTTGCCGAAACGACCTACGGTTGTGATGTGTTTGTTCTCGACGACGGTTTTCAGCACCTTCAGCTTGCGCGCGACCTCAACATCCTCGTCCTGGACGCCACTGACCCCTTCGGCAACGGGGACCTGCTCCCGTTCGGCCGCCTGCGTGAGCCGCTCTATGCCCTTCGACGAGCCGATGCCATCGTGGTCACACGGACAGACCGCACCTTTGACCAGGAACACCTGTTGAGCGTGCTGGCGGCATGTGAAGTCACGGCTCCGGTGTTTTTTGCCTACCACGACATTGTGGGCGTCCACGAACTGGGAACGCGCCGGGCGCAGGCGCAGCGCAGCCTCATCGGGACGCCGCTGGGCATGTTTTCGGCGCTGGGCAATCCGACCATCTTTGAAGACGACCTGGCCAACCTGGGGGCCAATCTCGTTTTCAAAAAGCAATTTCCCGACCATCACCGCTACACGGCCGCCGACATCGCCGCCCTTGTCGCCGATGCCAAAGCTGCTGGCGCACAGCGGCTGGTGACGACCGAAAAGGATGCCGTCAAGGTCGAAGGCTTCGACTTTGGTGGTCTGCCGGTCTCGGTCGTCGAAATCAAGACCATGTTCGACGAAGAAGTGGGCTTGAAAAGTTTGCTGCTGCGAACGATTGTGAAAAAGAAGGGCAGGTTGGGTCGCCACGCAGGCAGTGCAGGCGGGAACAGTCGGTGATACTGTGTTTATATCTTGGCGTTTTCAGGAGTCAGGGCCGTGACAAAAGCATTCAAAATCATCGTGGAAAAGCACTCCGACGGCTATGTTGCCTACCCCCTTGGTCTAAAAGGTGTGGTGGTTGGTCAGGGAGATACCTATGAAGAAGCACTTGCCGATGTGAAATCGGCGATCAGCTTCCATATTCAGACATTCGGGCCGGATGTTATTGAAGGTGAAGAAGCCATCCTGGAAGCGTTTATTGCAGAGACAAGCGTAGGGGTCTGATGCCCAGGTTCCCAGTTGATGCGCCTGTTGAGCGAGTCATCAAGGCGCTGGAAATCCTGGGCTTTCGCCTACTCCGAGAAGGCAACCACATCGCGATGGCGCGCGAAAACCCGGACGGGACGCGAACGCCTTTGACAATCCCTAATCATCGTAAGATCAAGGGGTCAACGTTGCGGACAATTCTCACTCAATCCAGCATACCCAGAGAAGACTTCTTGAGAGCCTACGATGCTACATAATAGGGGGCGGCCCAACCTGCGCTGCAACCAACCGCCCTTCGCGCTGGCCTCCGCTGTGCTTCGGCTTTCTGCGCTTCGGGCGGCGGCTGAGCGCGAACGTTCTACCGCAAGTAGTTCCGTATCTTCTGCCAGTCGCCGTCCGCGCCCTTCGCTGGCGCGTTGCACACTGGCGGCGACCACGGATGCACGTCACTATGTTTGTTATTCGCGCCACTTTACGGCGTATCTTCGAGGTGCCGGCCTCTATCGGGGAACTGTGTGAATTCTTCGCCGACCCACGCAGTTTCGCCCGCCACATGCCGATCATCGAGCACATCACCCCAGTGGCCGACAGTGATGATGTCACCCGCTGGCGCTTCTGCGTCCGGGTGCCCATCGTGGCGCCCATCACGTGGGAGTTCGTTATGTACCGGCGCATCCGGGCGGAAACCGGCGAGATTGCCTACTCGGCCGCCGAAGATTCACCCGACTTCTTCCAGTGCGACGTTCACGTGCGCCCCAACCCCAATGGCGCTACGGATGCCGATGTGCGCCTGCACATGCGCGTCTGGCGGCCGCGCGCGCGGGACATCCATCCGCTAGCCGGCATCGTTGGCGAACAGTGGATTTCACGGGTCGTCACCGACCGGATGGACAAAATGGCCACGGCCTTTGTCACCAGCGGACTGCGTGAAATCCAGGCCCGCGCTGCGGCCGCCCACACCACATCCCTATCGGCAACACCCCTGCCCGATGCCGGTGCAACGTCTGAAGATCAGCCCTTGTCGCCACTAGTGGCGGCGACATTTGCCACAGCGCCGCACGCAACGCATGTCAACGGGTACGGTGAAGTCCCTCCCCCACTTGACCCGGAGCCGGTTCCAGCGTCCGCTGACCAACCTCAGCCGATGACGCCCAGCGTGCTGGAAACAACGTCGGCGTCCGACGATGCAACCTCTGAAGCAGAAGCCGTTGGCGTCACGGAAGGCTTGTCATCGAAGCGTACGGAGAGCAGTTTGGAGACGCCCGGCTCCGGCATGGTCACGCCATAAATCGAGTCGGCGGCTTCCATGGTGCGCTTGTTGTGCGTGGCCACGAGAAACTGCGTGTGCCGACTCATCGCCCGTACCTTTTCGGTGAAGCGGTCAATGTTGGCTTCGTCAAGCGGTGCATCCACTTCATCCAGCACACAGAACGGACTCGGCCGGTAGCGGAAAATGGCCAGTATCAGCGCCATGGCCGCCATGGCCTTTTCGCCCCCGGAAAGTAGCAGCACCGACTGCAACCGCTTGCCCGGCGGCTGGGCGACAACCTCGATACCGGACTCCAGCGGGTCATCCGGCTCGATGAGCAGCATTTCGCCCCGGCCGCCTCCGAACAGTTCCTGGAAAATTTCCCCGAAATAGGCATTGATGCGGTCAAAAGCCTCGCGGAAGCGATGCTTCGTGCGCTGGCGGATTTCCCTGAGCGTCTCTTCCGTTGCCGCTATCGAATCCAGAACATCCGCCCGCTGCGCCGTCAGAAATTCGTGGCGGCTTTCGGCTTCAGCCAGTTCTTCCAGCGCCAGCATGTTGATGGAGCCAAGGGCCGCAATGGACTCCTTGAGTGTCGCTATCCGTTCTGACAGTTCCCGTTCCAGTGGCTCCGGGTCCGATGTCGGGACCTCGGCCGGTGGCAGTGCCTCCAGCGTACAGCCCAACTCGGTCTGGCAGTGGCGGTCGAGATACTCCAGTTCAGCCGCGATTTTGGCGGCACTGACTTCAACCGTCGCCAGCCGTTCCCGAAGGTCACGTTCCACGGCCTGGGCCGCCTGCTGTTCACCGTCGAGACGTTCCAGTTCCCGGCGGCTGTCGGACAAACGGGCTTCGGCAGACGCTACCTGCTTCAGGACTGCGACAACGGCCGCTTCCGCTGCCACTTCCTGGCTCAGGCACGCGGCAAGCTGCTGCTGACAGTCACTGAGGCGCGTCTGAAGTGTGGCGCGCTCAACAGCCAGGTGCGCCAGGCGTTGTTCCAGTTCGCGCCATTCCCGTTCGAGCCGCCGCAGTTCCCCTTCGGCGGCGCGGTGACGTTCCAGCCGGCCGGCCGCCTGGGTACGCAACTCGGCCAACGCCTGCGCGGCCGTCTCAACCGCCGGACGAAGCTGCGCCAGGCGTTGCTGCCCGGCCAGCACAGCCTGTTCGGCGGTTTCCCGCTGGGCAATGGCTGCGGCGAGTTCGGTTTCCAGGGCGGTGCGCCGGGGCGCAAGCTGTCCGGCTTCAGCGTCGAGCTGGCGCTGCTCGGCGGCCACGACAGCGACGTGCTGGTTGGCCCGCTCCACGTCCCGGCGGCGCTGGGCAACCTCCACGGCCTGGGCGGCCCGGTGGGCTTCAAGCTGGCGCAGTTCGGCATCCAGGGCGTCGCACTGCTGCCGCGCCGCCGCCTGCCGGGTCGCCAGTTGCGCCTGTTCCTGCTCCAGTGTTGCCAGGGTTTCGGCGGCGGCCCGTGCCTCGGCATGCAGGGCGCGCAGTTCACGTTTGACACGCAGAATGCTCTTGGCCGTTCCCCGTCCGGCCGTCAGCCGCAGCGCACCCAGAACCTGCTCGCCGGCCGGAGTGATGAACAGCCGCGCCGGGTCATCGGCGGATGCTTCCAGAGCCGCCTCCAGCGACGGTACCAGCCGGGCTTCGGCCAGATGTGGGAAAGACTGCCGTACGGCGGCCGCAAGGTGCTCCGGTACACCCAGCACATCCCAGAAATGCGTCGGCGGCGATTCCGGTCTGGTGGCGGCCGCGCCGGCCCCATCGGCGCCGCCATGAATGCCCGTCACGAGCAGG
This window of the Chloracidobacterium sp. N genome carries:
- a CDS encoding type II toxin-antitoxin system HicB family antitoxin — its product is MTKAFKIIVEKHSDGYVAYPLGLKGVVVGQGDTYEEALADVKSAISFHIQTFGPDVIEGEEAILEAFIAETSVGV
- the smc gene encoding chromosome segregation protein SMC encodes the protein MLRLDKLELRGFKSFCDATEVLFHPGVTAIVGPNGCGKSNIVDAITWVLGEQSAKNLRGGKMEDVIFNGTRQRKPLGLAEVTLTFTAVEDLAEGRPLAEADDPTGALLAANESVQEDATATDPPAAAARRRPRLPRLLAGEKITIGRRLYRSGDSDYLMNGRLCRLRDIQDFFSGTGLSRAHYAIIEQGRIGQVLSAKPQERRALIEEAAGIGRFKAKRHQTELKLEATRQNLARLTDLIGEIERSIANLKRQAQKSRRFVALREELRAAQRQYLALAYARLQSSRASLAETQAALAAEHAQCRSELSRLAASLATAREATRQAEDDLAAARSAASAAERERERLRHAKASLEAEVLRLDERAAELATASEQTAERQRWLQGALAQAQTQTAQLAAELAAIEAELSQANRKHQAAVAEVHTAETDYEQARQQHLTALTRAERLRHQVEQLTEAATRLARQRQSLEQEQRRAAERQSQALAECAAAEAALHDHEQRLAAVQTELTAAQTTLAEVQTAHRALTDRLAEVRRAHQRAEDRRQALEELDRQHAHYTSTVRLLFERAAEIPGFQPLGTLADVLVVRDGYESLVEDVLGEVLQAVIVPTVAAARAAADWLTAAQAGRATLLVTGIHGGADGAGAAATRPESPPTHFWDVLGVPEHLAAAVRQSFPHLAEARLVPSLEAALEASADDPARLFITPAGEQVLGALRLTAGRGTAKSILRVKRELRALHAEARAAAETLATLEQEQAQLATRQAAARQQCDALDAELRQLEAHRAAQAVEVAQRRRDVERANQHVAVVAAEQRQLDAEAGQLAPRRTALETELAAAIAQRETAEQAVLAGQQRLAQLRPAVETAAQALAELRTQAAGRLERHRAAEGELRRLEREWRELEQRLAHLAVERATLQTRLSDCQQQLAACLSQEVAAEAAVVAVLKQVASAEARLSDSRRELERLDGEQQAAQAVERDLRERLATVEVSAAKIAAELEYLDRHCQTELGCTLEALPPAEVPTSDPEPLERELSERIATLKESIAALGSINMLALEELAEAESRHEFLTAQRADVLDSIAATEETLREIRQRTKHRFREAFDRINAYFGEIFQELFGGGRGEMLLIEPDDPLESGIEVVAQPPGKRLQSVLLLSGGEKAMAAMALILAIFRYRPSPFCVLDEVDAPLDEANIDRFTEKVRAMSRHTQFLVATHNKRTMEAADSIYGVTMPEPGVSKLLSVRFDDKPSVTPTASASEVASSDADVVSSTLGVIG
- a CDS encoding RDD family protein, translated to MESNLPPTSTEVPGAGGPFPREVQPAGTVPAWRAELSARVRQVKARRMMESELEAARRDQRGSARQPTEPDAPPASDQASEVTTAAPRPDEETPADNLPLDDLETIENPLVRGALRRVRRAAESPRPPVSFPPRRASSLTPEVLTVTATAVTTAAPVAEAPYLDISEIASELDAALGDFDLLTEPPATETKPPAPPAAAPEPTPLPTTAAAPKRHLRRIRPLVRERVLAGVVDSAVVALSCLPLLFVVVLTGTPLIHPGVAVIVACAAALLAGMYLFGTVTVAGQTFGMMYMGLRVVSIYEDHDLNPVQALLRTLGCGLSLLPLGAGFLWVLIDRDQRGWHEYLSATQVVREWYVETLPEA
- the lpxK gene encoding tetraacyldisaccharide 4'-kinase, with the translated sequence MPWPLAAISAETLSPAARAALYVPAKVYELGVRLRMALYETAYLKPRQLSKPVIAVGNLTVGGTGKTPLVEYIARYLTDESHETVILTRGYGRTATARARVVLNDGQPLPDWSLAGDEPLMLARRLPDVKIIVGADRYANGRFAETTYGCDVFVLDDGFQHLQLARDLNILVLDATDPFGNGDLLPFGRLREPLYALRRADAIVVTRTDRTFDQEHLLSVLAACEVTAPVFFAYHDIVGVHELGTRRAQAQRSLIGTPLGMFSALGNPTIFEDDLANLGANLVFKKQFPDHHRYTAADIAALVADAKAAGAQRLVTTEKDAVKVEGFDFGGLPVSVVEIKTMFDEEVGLKSLLLRTIVKKKGRLGRHAGSAGGNSR
- a CDS encoding type II toxin-antitoxin system HicA family toxin, which gives rise to MPRFPVDAPVERVIKALEILGFRLLREGNHIAMARENPDGTRTPLTIPNHRKIKGSTLRTILTQSSIPREDFLRAYDAT